A single genomic interval of Spirosoma taeanense harbors:
- a CDS encoding DUF4249 domain-containing protein has translation MNRYSMFDLFVGKPGMSNVTRLLRPGRRWLTWGLLLACLAGCIDPVDLPIRQTRRRLVVDGLITDEAPPYPVKLTYSGNLSRALLIPDELAVNGALVTVEDNLGNRAQLIQDPLNPAYYWLRDDRLRGRAGRAYTLRVTLPDGSRYSSRPELMAPVPPIEQLNGQYHESPPNSTQFSTFSVHIDTQDPATPGNFYRWQAMCYMPIWQGNDPLGQYNRRIGPGNGAYAPFYGSLTNVQSDQLINGNRIAGRLVLAPPLLALGAQYVEVRQYSLSRAAYQYWVLYEEQLARSGTIFDPQPASIEGNVRAEADTNQLALGYFGASAVSRQRLIMSNDTLNYGKFVTRFGPMLFGNTLPTVPGLAREQGQPAAPTNWLTYGK, from the coding sequence ATGAACCGCTATTCTATGTTCGACCTGTTTGTTGGTAAACCTGGCATGAGCAACGTAACTCGGTTGCTCCGCCCTGGGCGACGCTGGCTTACCTGGGGACTGCTGCTGGCCTGCCTGGCCGGTTGCATCGACCCCGTGGATTTGCCTATTCGGCAGACCCGGCGCCGTCTGGTGGTGGATGGCCTCATCACCGACGAGGCCCCACCTTACCCCGTCAAACTGACTTATTCGGGCAATCTGAGCCGGGCCCTGCTGATTCCGGACGAGCTGGCCGTCAACGGGGCACTCGTTACGGTGGAAGACAACCTGGGTAACCGGGCTCAGTTAATTCAGGACCCGTTGAATCCGGCGTATTACTGGTTACGAGACGACCGGCTGCGAGGGAGAGCCGGTCGTGCCTATACGCTACGTGTGACACTGCCCGACGGCAGTCGCTATAGCTCCCGGCCCGAACTCATGGCACCGGTGCCGCCTATCGAGCAACTTAACGGCCAATACCATGAGTCGCCCCCGAACTCGACTCAGTTTAGTACGTTCTCGGTACATATCGACACTCAGGACCCTGCTACACCGGGTAACTTTTACCGATGGCAAGCCATGTGTTACATGCCTATCTGGCAGGGGAACGATCCTCTGGGGCAGTACAATCGCAGGATAGGGCCAGGAAATGGAGCCTATGCACCGTTTTACGGGTCGCTGACCAACGTCCAGAGCGACCAGCTCATCAACGGCAACCGCATCGCCGGTCGGCTGGTATTAGCACCGCCCCTGCTGGCACTGGGTGCCCAATACGTAGAAGTCAGGCAGTACTCCTTATCCAGAGCGGCTTACCAGTACTGGGTATTGTACGAAGAGCAGCTCGCCCGCAGCGGTACGATCTTTGATCCCCAGCCTGCCAGCATTGAGGGTAACGTCCGGGCAGAGGCCGATACCAATCAGCTGGCGCTGGGCTATTTCGGTGCTTCGGCCGTCAGCCGCCAACGTCTGATTATGAGCAACGACACTTTAAATTACGGTAAATTCGTGACGCGATTCGGACCCATGCTGTTTGGCAATACACTCCCGACGGTTCCCGGTCTGGCCCGCGAGCAGGGGCAACCGGCAGCTCCTACCAACTGGCTCACCTATGGAAAGTAG
- a CDS encoding kelch repeat-containing protein yields MIPIFVMRLFLALVVLMSACRTAEVMAPVLTADPVTAAQASLVSVQAQDATTAEIVVKSIRLEASGWHLTANSPQADNLSITPTQTKPLDDFTLTTLQLKGLRVGQTYQLRLAFRFADTDSITALRSYTHQLTGPPHWTRLAHASFSGGDYTACPVAVDGICGANPDNGCGNPATGAYVGNRVQLLRYPGPQERNYTDIRLYDRATDSWPFYPDDYIRTPRRNMVQYNLFFQGVDRYQFSGLGFITEERAPSKYFYYRDMSAVFPVGGSPVLPLYGGEDGEVAFFTTTDEAYFLTQNGSPAMRSIHAIFTQTVRAPLPEQPGTLATFSIRNIGYVINQRPGRPTRLWAYDPKADGWTAKADFPGNSRIWGVSFALARKGYFGLGLTDDGQGLRDLWQYDPVTDRWQQISDYPGQGHQLLAVFSAPDGAKPERAYLGWGYESQRISTGLNRIVGCTDWWELTP; encoded by the coding sequence TTGATACCGATTTTTGTGATGCGTTTGTTTCTGGCCCTGGTAGTGCTCATGTCGGCCTGCCGCACAGCCGAGGTTATGGCCCCCGTACTGACGGCTGATCCGGTTACCGCTGCCCAGGCATCGCTGGTGAGTGTTCAGGCTCAGGACGCCACCACGGCAGAGATCGTAGTCAAAAGCATTCGGCTTGAAGCTTCCGGATGGCACCTGACGGCTAATTCTCCCCAAGCTGACAACCTTTCCATTACGCCTACGCAGACTAAACCTTTAGACGACTTTACGCTGACAACACTGCAGCTAAAGGGGCTTCGTGTCGGCCAAACGTATCAACTCCGGCTGGCCTTCCGCTTTGCCGACACCGACTCGATCACGGCCCTGCGGTCTTATACCCACCAGCTCACTGGCCCACCGCACTGGACGCGGCTGGCTCACGCGTCATTCAGCGGGGGCGACTATACCGCCTGCCCGGTGGCGGTCGATGGCATCTGCGGAGCTAACCCGGATAACGGCTGCGGCAATCCAGCCACGGGAGCTTACGTAGGGAACCGGGTTCAGTTGTTGCGTTACCCAGGGCCGCAGGAAAGAAATTACACCGATATCCGGCTATACGACCGGGCCACCGATAGCTGGCCGTTCTATCCGGATGACTATATCCGAACGCCCCGACGTAACATGGTGCAGTATAATTTATTTTTTCAGGGAGTGGACCGTTATCAGTTCAGCGGGTTAGGCTTCATAACTGAGGAGCGAGCGCCCAGTAAGTACTTTTATTACCGGGACATGTCTGCGGTTTTCCCCGTAGGAGGCAGCCCGGTCTTACCGCTGTACGGAGGTGAAGACGGCGAAGTCGCCTTTTTTACAACCACCGACGAAGCTTACTTTCTGACCCAGAACGGCTCACCCGCCATGCGCAGCATCCACGCCATCTTTACGCAGACGGTGCGTGCACCCCTGCCCGAGCAGCCGGGTACACTGGCAACGTTTTCCATTCGCAACATCGGGTATGTGATCAACCAGCGACCTGGCCGTCCGACCCGGCTGTGGGCTTATGATCCGAAGGCCGATGGCTGGACGGCGAAGGCCGATTTTCCTGGAAACTCCCGTATTTGGGGCGTAAGCTTCGCACTGGCCCGAAAAGGTTATTTTGGTCTGGGTTTAACCGATGACGGGCAAGGGCTTCGCGATCTGTGGCAGTATGATCCGGTCACGGACCGCTGGCAACAAATAAGCGACTACCCTGGTCAGGGTCATCAATTGCTGGCGGTCTTTAGCGCCCCCGATGGCGCTAAACCCGAACGGGCCTACCTGGGCTGGGGCTACGAAAGTCAACGCATCAGTACCGGGCTTAACCGGATTGTGGGCTGCACCGACTGGTGGGAGCTAACGCCATGA
- a CDS encoding cyclic nucleotide-binding domain-containing protein, whose amino-acid sequence MTSAQVWYRSIGVRTTEASTVWLFFLHNFFLGIGTILVYVSANVILLENNPRTSLPIAYLTAALAMMGVGKLYTYFEHHLLLRRLAVRVLLAVVVCTFVLGLLVLFGHSIASAIAIMAGYRVIYLLTNLEFWGISAVVFDVRQSKRLFSVISSGDMPAKALGALLSVIVHDHDDLYLLLLTAFLAYGVAMYVLRFTIRSHAIGVAPAKARLRRRTSPPFVRQLFGGHELVFSMCLSLAAIACVVTSVEYFFFINVKQKFHHQGDVMQYIGFVLMLTYLSALIFKLMLSRKTFERIGVRWSLAVLPVSALLGIGLFGALLALGVSETSLLVYFCGLYLLLEVLRRSVFDPIFLVLFQPLTPQARLQGHTLVKGFYEPAGMALAGLLLLILNSLPTVAYWVPFIWMALFMAAALYFLYRTYHHYLNTLKDALERRFLASDDLILPVAAQDVLAENLHSSRPEEVLHALDWFQQHDPDSLNAQASYLLRHTDSQVRARALAILGEQADRQLLHALLTADPEARLRQTAAYWLAYRPDGGEDELNRLLKHSDLAVRTGAIRGRLEANPSDPLAYQYLTELATTDEPTDRIAALELLTFFVPKAQRQLLETALASQDVSLREAAVEAAGQMASADVTPKIVALLTDPLLWRVAARSLIHSGTAAVPYLRAAVQSTASPLFIRRLAGVCGQIAASESRQLLIELTQVTNLFWRAAALRSLHGFAPEPADAAHFQDLLAEEWQLAQRLLIGIDVESDVALIDSLAYELTLLEQRVFGLLRQLYDPHLIADAQRGVAHATRDRKANALEMLENLIPRATYQSLQALVDDLPVGDKLRMLGKLTAPLQDTEPITAYIIQQGEAVFTEWTISQALRLWMPSRSTIHYLTPFLNTDSELIRETASDALQRLSSSHPGLLASQSYPDQILMKHTTTAQISAIDRVIALKRTALFADTPENVLSSIAVIMHEVTYYEGQEVFAKGETGTSLFIIYDGEVAIYDESEQLATFRKGGFFGELALLDAEPRSATAVALTHVMAFRIDQDDFYDLMEERSEVLQNIIRVLCQRLRRQNESLRTLSASVPTAP is encoded by the coding sequence ATGACATCTGCTCAGGTCTGGTACCGTTCTATTGGCGTTCGCACAACCGAAGCTTCTACAGTCTGGCTGTTTTTTCTGCATAATTTTTTTCTGGGCATTGGTACCATTCTGGTTTACGTGTCGGCCAATGTTATCCTCCTCGAAAACAACCCCCGGACCAGCCTGCCCATTGCCTACCTGACGGCAGCCCTGGCCATGATGGGCGTCGGTAAGCTGTATACCTATTTTGAACATCACCTGCTCTTACGTCGGCTGGCCGTGCGGGTGCTGCTGGCCGTTGTGGTCTGTACGTTTGTGCTGGGCCTGCTGGTGCTGTTCGGGCATTCCATCGCATCAGCCATCGCCATCATGGCCGGTTACCGGGTAATCTATCTGCTGACCAATCTGGAATTCTGGGGCATATCGGCGGTGGTGTTCGACGTGCGGCAGAGCAAGCGGCTGTTCAGTGTCATCAGCTCTGGCGATATGCCCGCCAAAGCCCTGGGCGCGCTTCTGTCGGTCATTGTGCACGATCACGACGATCTCTATCTGCTGCTGCTGACGGCTTTTCTAGCTTATGGGGTGGCTATGTACGTGCTGCGGTTTACGATCCGGTCACACGCCATTGGCGTAGCACCCGCCAAAGCCCGGCTCCGCCGACGAACGTCGCCACCGTTCGTTCGGCAGTTGTTTGGCGGTCATGAGCTGGTATTTTCCATGTGTCTGAGTCTGGCGGCCATTGCCTGCGTGGTGACGAGCGTGGAGTATTTTTTCTTTATTAACGTCAAACAGAAATTTCATCACCAGGGTGACGTAATGCAGTATATCGGCTTTGTGCTGATGCTCACGTATTTATCCGCGCTGATTTTCAAGCTGATGCTGTCCCGAAAAACGTTCGAGCGGATCGGGGTTCGCTGGTCGCTGGCGGTGCTGCCGGTGAGTGCTCTGCTGGGGATTGGCCTGTTCGGCGCTCTGCTGGCGCTGGGCGTCAGCGAAACGAGTCTGCTGGTTTATTTCTGTGGGCTGTATCTGCTGCTGGAGGTACTTCGCCGGTCGGTTTTCGATCCCATATTCCTGGTTCTGTTTCAGCCCTTAACCCCCCAGGCCCGTTTGCAGGGGCATACACTGGTAAAAGGGTTTTACGAACCAGCTGGTATGGCCCTGGCCGGCCTGCTGCTGCTGATTCTGAATAGCCTGCCCACGGTTGCCTACTGGGTGCCATTTATATGGATGGCTCTGTTTATGGCAGCGGCTCTGTATTTTCTGTATCGGACATACCACCATTACCTCAACACGCTTAAAGACGCCCTGGAGCGCCGGTTTCTGGCCAGCGACGACCTGATTCTGCCCGTAGCGGCTCAGGATGTGCTGGCAGAAAACCTGCATAGCTCCCGGCCAGAAGAGGTTTTGCACGCCCTTGACTGGTTTCAGCAGCACGACCCCGACAGTCTCAATGCGCAGGCTTCATATCTGCTTCGGCATACGGACAGTCAGGTGCGGGCGCGGGCACTGGCTATTCTGGGCGAACAGGCCGACCGGCAGTTGCTGCATGCCCTGCTGACGGCCGACCCCGAAGCCCGGTTGCGCCAAACAGCCGCCTACTGGCTGGCGTACCGCCCGGACGGCGGGGAGGATGAACTAAACCGCTTGCTGAAACATTCCGATCTGGCAGTACGCACCGGGGCAATCCGGGGGCGGCTGGAAGCAAATCCCTCTGACCCGCTCGCTTATCAGTATTTGACAGAGCTGGCAACGACCGACGAACCGACAGATCGGATCGCTGCGCTGGAGCTGCTTACCTTTTTTGTCCCAAAAGCCCAGCGCCAGTTATTAGAGACAGCGTTGGCCAGCCAGGACGTAAGCCTGCGGGAGGCTGCTGTTGAGGCCGCCGGCCAGATGGCCAGTGCCGACGTAACGCCCAAAATTGTTGCGCTTCTGACAGACCCGTTGCTCTGGCGCGTAGCTGCCCGGAGTCTAATTCATTCGGGTACGGCGGCAGTGCCCTACCTGCGGGCCGCTGTGCAGTCCACGGCCAGCCCGCTGTTCATTCGGCGCCTTGCTGGGGTATGCGGCCAGATTGCTGCTTCCGAAAGTCGGCAGTTACTGATTGAGTTGACGCAGGTGACCAACCTGTTCTGGCGGGCAGCCGCGCTGCGGTCGCTGCATGGCTTCGCGCCCGAGCCGGCCGATGCGGCTCATTTCCAGGATTTACTGGCGGAAGAGTGGCAGCTGGCGCAGCGGCTGCTGATCGGGATTGACGTGGAATCGGATGTGGCGTTGATTGACAGCTTAGCGTATGAACTGACTCTACTGGAGCAGCGCGTATTTGGTCTGCTTCGACAACTTTACGACCCGCATCTGATTGCCGACGCCCAGCGGGGCGTAGCGCATGCGACTCGCGACCGGAAAGCCAACGCACTCGAAATGCTTGAGAACCTGATTCCCCGCGCTACCTACCAGAGTCTGCAGGCGCTGGTAGACGACCTGCCAGTAGGCGATAAGCTGCGCATGCTGGGTAAACTGACGGCCCCGCTTCAGGATACCGAGCCGATTACGGCGTATATTATCCAACAGGGCGAAGCCGTTTTTACGGAATGGACAATCAGTCAGGCTCTGCGCCTGTGGATGCCTTCTCGGTCGACAATTCACTATTTAACGCCGTTTCTGAATACGGACAGCGAATTAATTCGTGAGACCGCATCCGATGCATTACAGCGGCTATCGTCCAGCCATCCGGGCCTGCTGGCCAGCCAGTCATATCCAGACCAGATACTCATGAAACACACGACCACCGCCCAGATTTCGGCTATTGACCGCGTTATTGCCCTGAAGCGCACGGCTCTGTTCGCCGATACACCCGAGAACGTGCTCAGCAGCATCGCCGTCATCATGCATGAGGTGACCTACTATGAAGGGCAGGAAGTCTTTGCGAAGGGCGAAACCGGTACCAGTTTGTTCATTATTTACGATGGCGAAGTAGCCATTTACGACGAATCGGAACAGTTAGCTACCTTCCGGAAAGGCGGGTTTTTCGGTGAACTGGCCCTGCTGGACGCCGAACCCCGCTCGGCCACGGCCGTAGCACTCACCCACGTTATGGCTTTCCGCATTGATCAGGATGATTTTTACGATCTGATGGAAGAGCGCAGCGAGGTGCTGCAGAACATTATCCGGGTGCTGTGCCAGCGGTTACGTCGGCAGAACGAGTCTTTACGAACGCTGTCCGCATCCGTTCCCACCGCACCGTAA
- a CDS encoding adenylate/guanylate cyclase domain-containing protein: MSTKILVVDDETDLELLIKQKFRRKIRENIYEFIFATNGQEALDKIAENPDVNIVLSDINMPVMDGLTLLTKLGELNSLLKTVIVSAYGDMDNIRTAMNRGAFDFVCKPVNFTDLEITIDKTIQQVSRMQETLRAIQENNILKMYVDEAVINFMARPGVEDRLLTSETVDATVIFIDICGFTAISENMPANQVVTLLNVYFDQMVKELIAQGGYVDKFIGDAVMAVFQGKHHLDRAIDAALAVRQQIRDNTYVLPSTIAFRPEVSIGINTGEMVSGNIGSATLRRFDYTVIGNTVNLAQRLQSIAHPGQILVTDQTYQQISESFQCERIGEVSLKNKARPVLVYAVLE; the protein is encoded by the coding sequence ATGAGCACCAAAATTTTAGTTGTCGACGACGAAACGGATCTGGAGCTACTCATCAAGCAAAAATTCAGGCGAAAAATTCGTGAGAATATCTACGAGTTTATTTTTGCGACGAACGGGCAGGAAGCGCTGGATAAAATTGCCGAGAACCCCGACGTAAATATTGTTCTGAGTGACATTAACATGCCCGTTATGGACGGGTTGACGCTGCTAACGAAGTTAGGCGAACTGAATAGTCTGCTAAAAACCGTCATCGTCTCGGCCTACGGCGATATGGACAACATCCGGACGGCTATGAACCGGGGCGCGTTTGACTTTGTCTGTAAGCCGGTCAATTTCACCGACCTGGAGATTACTATTGATAAGACGATTCAGCAGGTCAGCCGGATGCAGGAAACGCTCCGGGCCATTCAGGAAAACAATATCCTGAAAATGTACGTCGACGAAGCTGTAATTAACTTCATGGCCCGGCCGGGTGTCGAAGACCGGCTGCTGACCAGCGAGACGGTTGATGCAACGGTCATATTCATTGATATCTGCGGGTTCACTGCTATTTCCGAGAACATGCCGGCTAACCAGGTCGTGACCCTGCTGAATGTATACTTCGATCAGATGGTAAAAGAACTGATTGCCCAGGGCGGTTACGTCGATAAATTCATCGGCGACGCCGTCATGGCCGTTTTTCAGGGCAAACACCATCTGGACCGGGCAATTGACGCGGCTCTGGCGGTTCGTCAGCAAATCCGGGATAATACGTACGTGTTGCCCAGCACCATTGCATTTCGCCCGGAGGTTTCTATTGGCATCAACACGGGCGAAATGGTGTCGGGCAACATCGGATCGGCGACGCTGCGCCGGTTCGACTACACCGTTATTGGCAATACGGTTAACCTGGCGCAGCGCCTTCAGTCGATAGCGCACCCCGGCCAGATTCTGGTCACCGACCAGACCTATCAGCAGATCAGCGAGTCGTTTCAATGCGAACGGATCGGGGAGGTCAGCCTGAAAAACAAAGCCAGGCCTGTTCTGGTGTATGCAGTGCTGGAGTAA
- a CDS encoding response regulator — protein MNILIVDDEADMQLLFEKRFRREIRSGELLFSFANSGETALEYLHEHSAQAVLILSDINMPGMSGLELLRHIRAQPIVPAPVVVMITAYGDPQSYQQAMDYGANDFLTKPIDFAQLKDKLNQFNPL, from the coding sequence ATGAACATTCTGATTGTAGACGACGAAGCGGATATGCAGTTGCTGTTCGAAAAACGGTTTCGGCGCGAAATTCGCAGTGGCGAGCTGCTGTTTAGTTTTGCCAATTCTGGCGAGACCGCTCTTGAATACCTACATGAACACAGTGCCCAGGCCGTACTGATCCTGTCGGATATCAACATGCCGGGTATGAGTGGGCTGGAACTTCTGCGGCATATTCGGGCGCAACCAATCGTGCCAGCCCCGGTCGTCGTGATGATAACGGCTTATGGCGACCCGCAGAGTTACCAGCAGGCCATGGATTACGGGGCGAATGACTTTCTGACCAAACCCATCGACTTCGCTCAGTTAAAAGATAAACTCAATCAGTTCAATCCGTTATGA
- a CDS encoding tetratricopeptide repeat protein — MKGFMVLVLLTYCVTSSYAQKRKLDSLDRLIAKATTDTGRINLINKKLSYLVEVNIDSALSLSKRTIEQARAINYKRGEARARLEAANAYCYKGEFSAASANLKAAEEDFRALKNLGDLGDMYSGYGMMYGMQSKYDSSIYYFDKSREIAQQTGNNKSLSRAYQNLAVSYQMLSNYSQALTYFQKALVLAETAKNANMQAYVLINLAITYKTTGDTTRAEQTLLKAISLARQAAIKNVELYAYSNLSTLYQSERKYVKSYEYALKTAALGKQMGDQGMHATGLSNAAYALAHRQKFSDARALARQAIPIANLSKQPLNSFQAYYTMGAIENMMKNYQAAIPYYEKGFQAIKDADIYDDQVEQAYQELSKCYEKTGDFSRALSAFKTGTAIADSIRSKDNIRKATELTLNFEFDKKQQAVKAEQQKENAVAKTRQLALLVGLLLTLSLAIVAFIAFRTKHKANALLQKQKEEIQRTLAELKITQTQLIQHEKMASLGELTAGIAHEIQNPLNFVNNFAEVSAELCQETLDELQKLDLPEADKEYFQELMTDLAQNQEKIVHHGKRADSIVKGMLQHSRASSGQPQPTDINSLAEEYLRLAYHGLRAKDKEFNATLVTHLDPNLGQVSVESQEISRVLLNLFTNAFYTVREKQHQSADDYKPTVTVSTARTRAGVEIRVRDNGKGIAEPVKQKIFQPFFTTKPTGEGTGLGLSLSYDIITKGHGGTLTVDTKEGEFTEFIITLPVAVEMAVS, encoded by the coding sequence ATGAAGGGGTTCATGGTTCTCGTGCTGCTGACTTACTGTGTTACGTCTTCCTATGCCCAGAAGCGTAAGCTTGACAGTTTAGATCGGCTGATTGCGAAAGCAACAACGGATACGGGACGGATCAATCTGATCAATAAAAAACTTTCCTATCTGGTTGAAGTCAATATCGACTCGGCCCTGAGCTTAAGCAAACGAACGATCGAGCAGGCCAGGGCTATTAACTATAAACGGGGCGAAGCCCGGGCGCGTCTGGAGGCCGCCAATGCCTATTGTTATAAAGGTGAATTTTCAGCTGCCAGTGCAAACCTGAAGGCAGCGGAGGAAGACTTCCGAGCGCTTAAGAATCTGGGCGATCTGGGCGATATGTACTCCGGCTACGGGATGATGTATGGCATGCAGAGCAAGTACGACAGTTCCATCTATTATTTTGATAAATCGCGCGAAATCGCCCAGCAGACCGGCAATAATAAATCGTTGAGCCGGGCCTACCAGAATCTGGCGGTTTCGTACCAGATGCTGTCGAACTACTCGCAGGCACTGACTTATTTCCAGAAAGCGCTGGTCCTGGCCGAGACAGCAAAGAATGCAAATATGCAGGCCTATGTGCTCATCAATTTAGCCATTACCTACAAGACTACGGGCGATACGACCCGGGCTGAACAAACATTGCTCAAAGCGATTAGTTTAGCCCGGCAGGCCGCTATCAAAAACGTGGAGCTGTACGCCTACTCCAACCTGTCTACCTTATACCAGAGTGAGCGAAAATACGTCAAGTCGTATGAATATGCCCTGAAAACGGCTGCGCTCGGCAAACAGATGGGCGATCAGGGTATGCACGCGACTGGCTTGTCGAACGCGGCCTACGCGCTGGCGCACAGGCAGAAGTTTTCGGACGCTAGGGCGCTGGCCAGACAGGCTATTCCCATTGCCAACCTGTCGAAACAGCCACTGAACAGTTTTCAGGCGTATTACACGATGGGGGCTATCGAGAATATGATGAAAAACTATCAGGCTGCCATACCGTATTACGAAAAGGGATTCCAGGCGATCAAAGACGCCGATATTTATGATGATCAGGTTGAGCAGGCGTATCAGGAGTTATCCAAATGCTACGAAAAAACCGGAGACTTTAGCCGCGCGTTAAGCGCCTTCAAAACAGGCACGGCAATCGCTGACTCCATACGGAGCAAAGACAATATCCGGAAAGCTACCGAGCTGACCCTCAATTTTGAATTCGATAAAAAACAGCAGGCGGTTAAGGCTGAGCAACAAAAGGAAAATGCCGTGGCAAAGACCCGGCAACTGGCCCTGCTGGTGGGCCTGCTCCTAACCTTAAGCCTGGCAATTGTTGCTTTTATTGCCTTCCGCACCAAACACAAAGCCAACGCCTTGCTCCAGAAGCAGAAAGAAGAAATACAGCGCACACTGGCTGAACTGAAAATAACGCAGACGCAGCTTATCCAGCACGAAAAAATGGCGTCGCTGGGGGAACTGACGGCCGGTATCGCCCACGAAATCCAAAACCCGCTGAATTTCGTTAACAACTTCGCCGAAGTGTCGGCCGAGCTCTGTCAGGAAACTCTGGATGAGCTACAGAAACTGGACCTGCCCGAAGCCGACAAAGAATATTTTCAGGAACTCATGACCGATTTGGCTCAGAATCAGGAGAAGATCGTTCATCACGGCAAGCGGGCCGACAGCATCGTGAAAGGCATGCTGCAGCATTCCCGCGCCAGCTCGGGGCAACCTCAACCTACGGATATTAACAGTCTGGCGGAGGAATATCTCCGGCTGGCTTACCACGGGCTTCGGGCTAAAGACAAAGAGTTTAATGCTACGCTGGTAACCCATCTGGACCCCAACCTGGGCCAGGTCAGCGTAGAGTCCCAGGAGATTAGTCGGGTCCTGTTGAATCTGTTTACGAACGCGTTTTATACGGTGCGGGAGAAGCAGCACCAATCCGCCGACGACTACAAACCAACCGTAACGGTCAGCACCGCCAGAACCCGGGCGGGGGTAGAAATTCGGGTACGTGATAACGGGAAAGGCATCGCTGAGCCGGTAAAGCAGAAAATATTCCAGCCGTTCTTTACGACCAAGCCAACAGGCGAAGGAACTGGCCTGGGGCTGTCTCTTTCCTATGATATTATCACCAAAGGGCATGGCGGCACACTGACCGTCGACACAAAAGAAGGAGAATTTACGGAGTTCATTATTACCTTACCCGTAGCGGTAGAAATGGCTGTGTCCTGA
- a CDS encoding DUF4382 domain-containing protein yields the protein MKKVCRSVRYLLIFFALGSAGACTRSASDPQPVGSPTGPSGTVSLELTDAPIDDASVQGVFVTVAQVKIDGKVFPAFTGKKTINVLALQNGNVESLGLSRLEAGTYSNISLVLDYSTDASGNAPGCYVLSTGNQKYNLAEGGKQQVELKAAKALDVKENAQTSLVMDLDLRKAVKDNNGASAGGYQFASENELQSMVRLVSKERTGAVTGKCSNTGSNRKVVVFAYPKGQFNKSAEVNSQFQGAVTSAAVDGNGTYKLSFLEEGNYELYFAGYQTSQNATTFQGLLQLNGALNLNSVSVKSGAEVRLDVSLGGLLSL from the coding sequence ATGAAAAAAGTCTGTCGCAGCGTTCGGTATCTGCTTATTTTCTTTGCTCTGGGTTCCGCCGGAGCCTGCACCCGGAGTGCCAGTGACCCGCAGCCGGTGGGAAGCCCCACGGGGCCGTCGGGTACGGTCTCTCTTGAGTTAACGGACGCTCCAATTGACGATGCCAGCGTGCAGGGTGTGTTCGTTACTGTCGCTCAAGTTAAGATCGACGGGAAGGTTTTCCCGGCTTTTACCGGCAAAAAAACCATCAACGTTCTGGCGCTACAGAATGGCAACGTTGAGTCGCTGGGGCTGAGCCGCCTGGAAGCCGGCACCTATAGCAACATCTCACTGGTACTCGACTATTCGACCGATGCCAGCGGGAATGCGCCGGGCTGCTACGTTCTCTCAACGGGCAATCAGAAATACAACCTTGCCGAAGGCGGCAAACAACAGGTTGAGCTTAAAGCGGCCAAAGCTCTCGACGTAAAGGAGAATGCGCAGACCAGCCTGGTGATGGATCTCGACCTCCGGAAAGCGGTGAAAGACAACAACGGGGCAAGCGCCGGTGGTTATCAGTTTGCCAGTGAAAATGAACTGCAGTCGATGGTCAGGCTGGTGAGCAAAGAGCGGACGGGGGCCGTAACGGGTAAGTGTAGCAATACAGGCTCAAACCGGAAAGTGGTCGTGTTCGCTTATCCGAAGGGCCAGTTCAACAAAAGCGCCGAAGTAAACAGCCAGTTTCAGGGGGCGGTTACCAGCGCAGCCGTTGATGGGAATGGTACTTATAAGCTTTCTTTCCTGGAAGAAGGAAATTATGAGCTTTATTTTGCGGGTTACCAGACAAGCCAGAATGCCACCACCTTCCAGGGCTTGCTCCAGCTAAACGGCGCCCTGAACCTGAACAGCGTATCTGTTAAGTCAGGCGCTGAAGTCAGACTGGATGTGAGCCTGGGTGGCTTACTGAGTTTATAA